In Hylaeus volcanicus isolate JK05 chromosome 9, UHH_iyHylVolc1.0_haploid, whole genome shotgun sequence, the following proteins share a genomic window:
- the LOC128882048 gene encoding forkhead box protein P1, which translates to MLDTESRHGTGLDQGPTRDPWLTMDYYLGTDSLSLQEMLDVDIKCEIEGVIGGHSELGFNFTDMSGLEMDDDPIGCHNDLSGWFGSTSLLNGNSNSSNSNFNLDLSGGDAASIMVNPNSVMPHMAVRSPTPSNIRRYFAFSPKREIKEEKIDVEDEVENEASSCTENENDQENDTETEQYENDITDTEEDSEDEQEVSKPVTPSKSRTISISAAKTISPQFARTQTTPKINGVSSIRVQNFKVLHSPSQSPHVRKQIYNNNVHVNPATAAVATMKREKEFDLSDYDDKLYPKPAYSYSCLIAMALKNSQTGSLPVSEIYNFMCEHFPYFKTAPNGWKNSVRHNLSLNKCFEKIEKPAGNGNQRKGCLWAINPAKVAKMDEEVQKWSRKDPLAIKKAMIYPDHLELLERGEMKYAGSGDLSEETESSGDEAVEESATYDHESIHNHIAANSVTDSYDESSQDCDIDIVEHMYDEIDIEDNKEALHMQLNISKRESFEYELSPSTKRQKTLTGAIQGNYVYQPVTTSRRKTPLLLRAGAGNSSFLKID; encoded by the exons ATGTTGGATACGGAGAGCAGACACGGTACTGGGCTGGATCAGGGACCGACAAGGGACCCTTGGCTCACGATGGACTATTACCTTGGCACGGACAGTCTCTCCCTCCAGGAGATGCTCGACGTCGACATCAAATGCGAAATTGAAGGCGTTATCGGGGGACACTCAGAGCTGGGCTTCAATTTCACAGACATGTCTGGCCTAGAGATGGACGATGACCCCATCGGCTGCCACAATGACCTCAGTGGCTGGTTCGGGTCCACCAGTTTGCTCAACGGCAACAGCAACAGCTCCAACAG CAACTTCAACCTTGACCTCAGCGGAGGGGATGCAGCCTCCATCATGGTGAACCCAAACTCCGTCATGCCCCACATGGCAGTGAGGAGTCCAACACCGAGCAATATCAGGAGATACTTCGCCTTCTCGCCGAAGAGGGAAATCAAGGAGGAGAAGATAGACGTGGAAGACGAGGTGGAGAACGAGGCCAGCAGCTGCACAGAGAACGAGAACGACCAGGAGAACGACACCGAGACGGAGCAGTACGAGAACGACATCACAGACACCGAGGAGGACTCCGAGGACGAGCAAGAAGTCTCCAAGCCAGTGACGCCGTCCAAGTCGAGGACGATCTCAATCTCCGCTGCGAAAACGATCTCTCCTCAATTCGCGAGGACTCAGACCACCCCCAAGATAAACGGAGTGTCCAGCATCAGGGTGCAGAACTTCAAAGTGCTGCACAGCCCCAGTCAGAGTCCCCACGTCAGGAAACAGATCTACAACAACAACGTTCACGTGAATCCAGCAACCGCCGCTGTCGCCACCATGAAAAGGGAGAAGGAGTTCGATCTGTCCGACTACGACGACAAACTCTACCCTAAGCCAGCTTACTCTTACTCATGCCTGATCGCCATGGCCCTGAAGAACAGCCAAACAGGATCCTTGCCGGTCtcagaaatttataatttcatgtg TGAACACTTCCCCTACTTCAAAACCGCACCGAACGGCTGGAAGAACTCCGTGAGGCACAATCTTTCTTTAAACAAGTGCTTCGAGAAGATAGAGAAGCCAGCGGGGAATGGTAACCAGAGGAAGGGGTGCTTGTGGGCGATCAACCCCGCGAAGGTGGCGAAGATGGACGAGGAGGTCCAGAAGTGGTCCAGGAAGGATCCTCTGGCCATCAAGAAGGCGATGATCTACCCCGACCACCTGGAGCTGCTTGAGAGGGGCGAGATGAAGTACGCTGGCAGCGGGGATCTATCAGAGGAAACGGAGAGCTCCGGGGACGAGGCTGTCGAGGAGAGCGCGACGTACGACCACGAGTCCATCCACAATCACATAGCCGCCAACTCCGTGACGGACAGCTACGACGAGAGCAGCCAGGACTGTGATATAGACATCGTCGAACACATGTACGACGAGATAGACATAGAGGACAATAAGGAAGCCCTGCACATGCAGCTAAACATATCCAAGCGAGAGTCGTTCGAGTACGAGCTAAGTCCGAGCACCAAGAGGCAGAAGACGCTGACTGGAGCAATACAGGGCAACTACGTCTATCAACCCGTGACCACGTCAAGAAGAAAAACGCCTCTCCTTCTGCGAGCCGGGGCGGGAAACAGCTCCTTCCTTAAGATAGATTGA
- the LOC128881964 gene encoding uncharacterized protein LOC128881964, translating to MCLLMDMVFSSNVRTRRVESENARGVESTGSREKIREKCSRKTTNFKKPISVEERLIVTLRYLATGLAFRQIALTFKISKSAVSAIVVEVCMAIWEALHVKHMSVPNVEKFEAIANEFYKKWNFPHCLGCIDGKHIRVKRLYSIVLMAVVDANYKFIMVDLGPYREDSDGGVFGNSQIFSELENGNLKLPSSRRLPDSSVEAPFVFVGDEAFPLKQYLMKPFPARQAADCNEKLQFNYRLSRTRTVVKCAFGISATKFRILLKPIETKVENAVSIVKTCCLLHNITTDLENDKFGYSDIENSYLKLNHLSYSRRNNRSTNAALEALVRAMARQTTITVF from the exons atgtgTCTCTTAATGGATATGGTTTTTTCAAGCAACGTAAG AACTCGGCGAGTAGAATCCGAAAATGCCAGAGGCGTGGAATCCACTGGTTCACGAG AAAAGATTAGAGAAAAGTGTTCTCGTAagacaacaaattttaaaaagccAATTTCGGTGGAGGAAAGACTTATCGTCACGTTAAG gtACTTGGCAACAGGATTAGCGTTCAGACAAATAGCattaacgtttaaaatttcaaaaagtgcCGTTTCAGCTATCGTTGTCGAAGTTTGTATGGCCATTTGGGAAGCACTACACGTTAAGCACATGAGTGTACCTAATGTTGAGAAATTCGAAGCGATTGCGAATGAATTTTACAAGAAATGGAATTTCCCCCACTGCTTAGGTTGTATCGATGGGAAACACATAAGAGTTAAACGTCTTTATTCTATCGTTCTGATGGCGGTAGTAGATgccaattacaaatttataatggTCGATCTTGGTCCATACAGAGAGGACAGCGATGGGGGTGTGTTTGGCAATTCGCAAATATTTTCCGAATTGGAAAATGGTAATTTAAAGTTGCCTTCCAGTCGACGATTGCCCGATTCGAGTGTAGAAGCACCTTTCGTGTTTGTTGGCGACGAGGCGTTTCCCCTTAAGCAGTATTTAATGAAACCATTTCCGGCTAGGCAAGCAGCAGATTGCAACGAGaagttacaatttaattatcgttTATCGCGGACAAGAACGGTAGTTAAGTGCGCGTTCGGAATCAGCGCGACGAAATTCCGCATTTTGTTAAAACCGATTGAAACAAAAGTTGAGAATGCTGTATCCATCGTCAAAACATGCTGTCTGTTACATAATATAACAACTGATTTGGAAAACGACAAGTTCGGTTATAGTGATATCGAGAATTCCTATTTAAAGTTGAACCACTTGTCTTACTCCAGAAGAAATAACAGATCAACGAACGCAGCGTTGGAA GCACTCGTACGCGCGATGGCAAGACAAACTACGATAACAGTATTCTAA
- the LOC128882050 gene encoding uncharacterized protein LOC128882050, with the protein MSNFVELLITEVERRPILWNRYLKDYKNRVLVEKEWENVALVLQKEKYKVKQKWKNLRDQFQRECKKIRSLRSGAPGSLSAETYNVKWAHFEQMKFYLKIMTTPFPTEMSFHVDQIKEEQIDISEDTPSQDSNTVLEEDTPPASITPSCAEKGFESMTGSPLSEFEKQFIELENRKMRFLMDNSTASTSQENSQDDEDMLFVKSLVPFFKNLPPLKKLIVRNKIQEVLIAEMRNEENDKLNNFT; encoded by the exons ATGTCGAATTTTGTGGAGTTATTGATAACGGAAGTGGAAAGACGGCCCATTTTATGGAATAGATATTTGAAAGATTATAAAAATCGTGTTTTAGTTGAGAAGGAATGGGAGAACGTTGCGCTGGTATTACAAAAAGAGA AGTACAAGGTGAAACAAAAGTGGAAGAATCTTCGAGATCAGTTCCAACGGGAGtgtaagaaaataagaagTCTTCGGTCCGGCGCTCCTGGTAGTCTGTCGGCTGAAACGTACAACGTGAAGTGGGCGCACTttgaacaaatgaaattttatttaaagatcaTGACGACGCCGTTCCCGACGGAAATGAGTTTTCACGTAGACCAAATAAAAGAGGAGCAAATAGACATCTCGGAAGATACACCGTCGCAAGACTCGAATACTGTACTAGAAGAAGACACGCCTCCCGCGTCGATTACTCCTTCGTGCGCCGAAAAAGGATTCGAAAGTATGACAGGATCGCCTCTCTCGGAATTCGAGAAACAATTTATCGAGctagaaaacagaaaaatgcgGTTCCTGATGGATAATTCGACGGCATCAACGTCGCAGGAAAATTCGCAGGACGACGAAGacatgttatttgttaaatcgttggttccatttttcaaaaatctgcCCCCGTTGAAAAAGCTTAttgtacgaaataaaattcaagaagtaCTAATCGCAGAGAtgcgaaacgaagaaaacgacaaattaaataactttacATAA